Proteins encoded by one window of Ascochyta rabiei chromosome 1, complete sequence:
- a CDS encoding Palmitoyl-protein hydrolase — protein MLQTLSLSALLLLTRVLASPFSRPSSDPLPLLIWHGLGDNYAADGLAEVASLAEVANPGTYVYIIRLDEDASSDRTATFLGNVTEQIATVCADIKADPILSSAPGVNALGFSQGGQFLRGLAERCGGDNGVKIKNLVTFGSQHNGIAKYQICKPTDWLCKGYIGLLKANTWGAWVQGHLVPAQYFKAIDEQTGEPTEEYLTNSNFIADINNERALKNVTYAQNLAQLDNFVMYVFGNDTTVIPKETAWFAQTNLTSGEVVELRDRDIYKEDWIGLKKLDKKGGLHFKTTEGEHMTLGDKLLKQVFREWFAPPKESWREVVQEMIEL, from the coding sequence ATGCTGCAGACGCTATCGCTATCGGCACTGCTGCTCCTTACACGAGTCCTTGCCTCTCCGTTCTCCAGACCCTCCTCCGATCCGCTCCCTCTTCTCATCTGGCATGGACTAGGCGACAACTACGCCGCCGACGGCCTTGCTGAGGTGGCCTCCCTCGCAGAAGTGGCCAATCCAGGAACCTACGTCTACATAATCCGACTTGACGAAGATGCCTCCTCCGACCGCACCGCCACCTTTCTCGGCAACGTGACCGAGCAAATAGCCACAGTCTGCGCAGACATCAAGGCCGACCCGATCCTCTCCTCTGCCCCCGGCGTCAACGCCCTCGGCTTTTCCCAGGGCGGTCAATTTCTGCGTGGCCTGGCAGAACGATGCGGTGGCGATAACGGCGTAAAAATAAAGAACCTCGTCACGTTCGGCAGCCAACACAACGGCATCGCCAAGTATCAGATCTGCAAGCCCACCGACTGGCTCTGCAAAGGCTACATTGGTCTGCTCAAGGCCAACACATGGGGCGCCTGGGTGCAAGGTCACCTCGTGCCCGCGCAGTACTTCAAAGCCATTGACGAGCAGACGGGCGAGCCTACAGAGGAGTACCTCACGAACAGCAATTTCATCGCCGACATCAACAACGAGCGTGCGCTCAAGAACGTCACATACGCCCAGAACCTCGCACAATTGGACAACTTTGTCATGTACGTTTTCGGGAATGACACCACGGTGATCCCGAAGGAGACAGCTTGGTTTGCGCAGACGAACTTGACAAGTGGAGAGGTAGTGGAGCTGAGGGATAGGGACATCTACAAAGAGGATTGGATCGGCTtgaagaagctagacaagaAGGGCGGGCTACATTTCAAGACCACTGAGGGTGAGCATATGACTCTGGGGGACAAGTTGCTGAAGCAGGTCTTCAGGGAGTGGTTTGCGCCACCGAAGGAAAGCTGGAGAGAGGTGGTACAGGAAATGATTGAATTGTAA